The sequence TCAGGACCTAGTGAGGTTAGACTGCATCCGTGAAGCAGGTCTTCATGAAGCAGTGTCTTTCAGTGTCATTTCACTGGATTTGTATTACATAAAGCATaagttttgttgttatatcggcctactgattttaagatcgcgggttcgaatcgagctcaaggcctaacaataatttttttatcattattattgttatgatatggcagttgtctaaaattttttctttcttctattctaatttaaaaattttttcaattaagaaaaaatttatcataacaataataatgataaaaaaattattgttaggccttgagctcgattcgaacccgcgatcataaAGCATAAGTAATGAGTCAACTTAACAGGTATAGCTATAGTGCATGCTTATACTGGTGACGAATGACTGGTAGTGGTATCTGGTGTGTGTCCCAAGGTGATAAGTAGAATCATGCAGGAAATGTTAGGAAAGCTGGGTGATACGCGGACGCCTCACGATCCAGCATAAGCTCATCAAAAACTGAGCTAGGTCGAACATCCGAAAAGGTATTTGCCTTTGAGAACGGAATTCACAGAGCAATTGTTGGCATACTTATTTGCCGACTTTCAGTGGATGTCTCTGGGCTACATTCTGTGCTCTTTTTCTTCGTACGGCTGACTTTTTGAGTGCCAAATTTCTTCACAGTGCGTACAGAGTTGCCTTTTTAAGTTCCTCGGAGGTATCTTCAATCTGTTTGGTTGTGTCGCATGGTTTTGTGGCTAGACTCGATTCGGATGCGGAAAATGTTGTTGgaacaattgtataaaaaattcaaGGCGGGTTCTATTGTAGAAAGCGTTTACAAGTAATGTGGTAACTAGAGTTTTCCTGAAGAGCCAGGTTATTAAAAGGGGAAATTCTTGCCAGAGTCGTTCTTAAACACAGATCGACCATTTGAGCGGATGCTCGTTTtttgatttcgttaatttttaaattctactaaaaattttttaataattttcaaatGTTTCGCTTTGATTTACAGCGTTTACGACAATTCCACTTTACGTCATGTTTGGCAAGTGGGCCCAGTACCGATTAAATCCGATAACAGCCTCAACAGCTCATTTCCAACACCATTCTTGCTTGGCGAGATGTCGGTTGATTTTGACATAGCACCGGCGGTAGCTTTGAAAGACGAAGGCGTACTGGACTCTTcttctacaacaacaataaacaacaaGAGTAAAAAAGATGCGCTGAATAACAATCGTAATACAACGAAAGCTTTAAATGAGACAACCACGGTGAGTTTAGTTGAACTGAGTTAAAGTTGTTAtagcaaaagaaacaaaaattttattttagaaaaattcagAACGCATTGAATGGCCCGTCGTTGTATTGCGTGAGAATGGCAATATTTATGTCCTAATGGCTGGACTTGATAGTTACAAGTAAGTTGTTTCAATATTTCCTGCCTTTATTGTTTGTCTTCACTAACCAAAACTCCAACTTTCACATGCAGACCACGCCTACAAGGTCCGCTTACAATTACACCAGAAAGCAGCGATAATTATGGTTTGGATTCGTGCGCTATTTTAATCATTCCATCATTACCACCTACTCTAATCATTGCCGAATCGAATGGTAATTTACATCACGCACTCTTCCTCGAGGCCGAGGAGGCAGAAGAGGTAATTAATAAAGCGCAGACTATGTTTGATCATCGACATATAATATATCTTTCATTTTCTTGCAGTCTTTTAATGAAGTGGACGCCAGCTTGGTCATCCATCCATCCGAGTACACAGTTCATGTTTTGGAGACCGTATTATTAGAGTTAGGTTTGCCGAAGGACGATCCAAAATCGAAGATATACAATTGCCCGATACAATTGAAACGGTTGGTTAAAAACATTAAATATGTCAATAAGCTTTAACAGCCAATGCTTCCGCGGAATATCCGGTCAGCCAGAGAGACTGTGCTCATCCTCGCATATCAGATAACAAGCTATATCTACTATAATCACTTGTTTGATTCCATCCTTTAAAGTTCAGGAACAATTTACCATGGGTTAAATTTCCTCCGTGAGTTAGGAAAAGTTGAAAGCGTTCAATAATTTCAGAGCCAATTTTTAATTATTGGACGTCATAGGGTGCCGccttatttatttgatttttttcagGCTTGAAGTTCCTCTTATCAGAAACACCAGAAGTAAATGGTGGATGAGTTGTCAAACCTTTTGTAGGCGCCGAAGAATTCGACATGACTTTCGCCAAATTCAATGGATACCTTTCCGTTGTGTTTGGCTGGGATAGATACATATAACTTGCCTAGCCCTGCGAGGAGGTTGCATATCCTAAAGTTTTCTTTCCACTTGGTCTGTTTTTGTACTGATCGACCAGTCACGTGATTGCCACATTGAAACTCCCAATTAATGAACCCTCTGTATTTATAATGTTCTCCCTAGCACTGTTGTCTTAGTTCAGGGTTAAGACGCTTGGAGCCGTTGGGGAATTAAAATACTTCGTTGCCGCCACAGTCGGGCTGGGGTCAAATATAATACCTACTACTGGAGCGTACCGCACTCATTTCCATAAATGGAATGCAAATATTCGCCACACTAAGGCTTGAGAAATGTTTGcgcagttacaacaacaaaaggAACTGCGAGCGTATTCCGGTATTCTTCTACTTAGGAGGGGTGCCGTATTATGCCGGTTTCGCCCCTAAATGGCGCATTAGATAATCTTTTTTAGTAATCTCTCGGGAAGTTGATAACAagggtaggtatgtatgtatgttcgtaCGTACTGTCTACTCGGCAGACATACCCATCTCAATTTCGGGGACTCGTTTTAGCGTTAAGCTTGGTTGCTTGTCGTAATCTTTAAAGAAAGTCTTTAAAAGTATAGTGATAGTAATTTGAAACGCGCCTGGGGGTAAGAGAGGGAAGCATGCGTCTAGATAGTGTAAGGCTTGGATGCTTGCGTCGTAGCAGCGTTGGGGCCAAAAACTCAGACTACCCACGGTTCGCGCCGGTGTATTCAGCGTTCTTGATAGCACAACTCGACAACATGGTGAAATGACTGCATCCGTCAGCATGTTTCTTTCGCGGAGACCAGAGTATCTTTGAAAGTGGCATGGTCGTAAGGCATGAACTGCATTCGACCGATGTTAGGATCGTATATATTCTATGATGGCATTAGGTGAACGGGGGTTCCAATTGACGATGGTCAAACAGTCGTTCGTATCCCAGTCAAAGAGGGGAGAGGGGCATGGGCTGCTGCTAGACCTTGTTTTTCTTCCTACCACGGGATTGAACTGGCTGTTTCCTGAAGAcctaacatagactgaatgagtcatTCCACGCACACTGTAGTTATATTAAGCAGCCGTGGAACTTGATGTTGCAGAAGAGTAAATCGGATTTCCCAAGGGTTCACGAGTTGCTATGACCCTACTTCGGTTCGTATATTGTTACCAggtaaactcttacttatccagataTCCATATTTTCTATTGTAAGATACAAAGGACCAACTCCTATAACAGCAATATCCTTATGGACCAACCGTTTAAAACGACCAGCTTCCTTTGCCTTCGATGCCATGCCTCTTAGGATTATTACCCATTTTTCGTCTACGCATTTTattgtttaacttttgttttttccTGCAGTGATTACATAAACGAGATGCGTTACTTTGCTTACCACAATGCCGGATTGCACGCGATCACCATAAACTTCATATCCGAACTACAGCGTTTTGCAGAAAGTGATGGTGGGTACTTTCCGTGCTAAAAATATAGCAAGAACtacaaattctcaaaattttatttccatcCCACACAGTCGACGAAGACATCAGCCCTTTGGCAATACCCTCGCATGCCGAATACATCGTTTGTACTAAAATCGATACAAGCGAACGCATCAACGCCGTACTCGGTTTCGTGCTACTCCAAATGCCCTCTGGTATTGTATTGCTACTCAGCAGCGGCCAAGTTATCAGTCTTAAGCTCATCATTGATCCGAAAGTGCTAGTGGAGTCTGTCAAAATTAAAGAGGAAACAGAAAAGTCTTTACCCAAATTAGAAGCCAAATCTGAATTGGATCGCATGTTAGAACCATCATTTGTGGATCACATTAAGAATATGCTAAAACGTGATGTTACACAACCCATACTCTCTGTTGATAAGACAAGTACACCAACACTACAAGAATCGTATGAACTACTCACACAAGCCATTGAAGTGCTACGCACACAATATTTGAAACGACACGAACAGGTGCGTGCTGAGATTACGAAACGTATTAATACAATAAAATTGCGCAAAGAGCAACAAGAGCGCGAAATTGCTGATTTGGAGAAAGAGCGTGAAAATATACGTGAGACTGCACATCGTTTAGCCGAACGTTTTGAGGAGATTAGCGAAAAGCAAGAGATCATAACTAAAAAGTGAGTGGAATGTATGTGGATATTAAGTGGAACTTGTgttaaaacgtttttttttttgtcgacagATGTCAACTTCTTGTACGTCAGGCTCATACCCGTCTTCCTACCAATCCTGTTGCTGATAAAGAATTTGCTCAAGAGGTGGAACGTATTAATAGGGAGACTAAAGACTTGGCCAATGCTATGCTACAGGCTCGTGATGCTATAAACAAGCAGAGTTATCATGTAATTGTCGTGAATTTTGTGTCTAATAGgttcaaaaattattttcaaatattctTACAGATCTCTAAATATAATCAGACAGCTAAGAAGAAAACGTTCCATTTACCCGAACGACAGGAGAAGAATATCAAAGAGATTCTAATGCAAATGTAAGTTCAAATTTATATAACTGTAGTAGCAGATACGGTAGATGTGCTCTCTTCTgttcctctgttgttgttgttttaacaagATAATATTCTCCGATGATTTAGAGAAAAGTTGCAGGAGTGGGCATTCAGTTGCCGAATGTTAATTTGATATCGACTGCTTAGTGGAATATCACGTTGAGCTGGGAGGGACAACTAAGTCAATTGTGTTCACTAGGGCATGCCTTCAAGAGGGTGTACTCACTCGATGACATAGatcctaacaaaactgtcctAGTGCTTTTACCCGGAAAAAACACTATCCATAACAGAACCATCACTGGGTGGCACCAGAAGCCGCTTTTCAATAGAAACAAAATACCTAATAATTACACTAGTCAGAAGCCTCGCGTAGAATGATCATATAGATGCTAGCTTAAACAAAGCATCAAGAGCTTTCCTCGCCTGCACTCGACTCTATTGCAAAACATGCGGGCTATCTCTCAAAAGTGTATACTAGACATTTAACACTGTTGTGAAGCCAATAGTCACATATGCTTCCTATTGGCTTTATCAGTACAACAACAACTCgacagggcatatgaaagtaacaGGAACCTccacgggttagggggcttagaatatacccgcgcaatatatagcttctccaacccaattgtcaacatcacctacgcgtgtcgaatcctgtttcattaacagccgagggcTGGCGACCCCAacctcctgatggatctagggggtggaagggcggtatggcctcgaaggtttcatgtggtcgttcccgagatggtcgaggtagtacctttatggtgcttgttaccggaacataccgggtctgcatccggcaaaagaccatcaacatcggtgatactccccaaggccttcagggagtgtcatcgctacaacaacaacaaggtaacAGGGAAATTCATATATAGCGTTCTttggtccagagcccttctgtggactcacacaGGCACATACTAGGGAtgccataagtaactgggaaacaaagcagttcatacaacgtggattgaatgcccagggtAAAGACAGACCAAATTCTCTCCCAGCAACGTAAGTATGAGCCAACCAAACTCTTTAATATAAGCAAAAAGGATTTACGAAGTCTTCCATCGGTAATATATGGGACATTGTAATCTACGATATCACCTcagtaagttaaatctatacaATACAGACATCTGTAGGTTTTATGAGCTGGAAAATAAAACGCTCTCTCTGCGAATGCGTTGCTCTGACAAGGTTGAGACTCCCATCGTGTGACCCTTAATCAattcgtgatatggagtaaagaGCCTTAAGAGGTACTTAGCGCCATTAAAAGCGTCCACTTAAAGTATGAAGCTGAAAGGTCCATCACAGTAGGACTAAACAAAAGTCGCAGTGCGTCGAAGTCTAATAATTAAAATAACTTGTACTTCAACAGTCGCCAAACTAGTTTTTGTAAGAATTCTATAAATTTTATGACTTCCTATTTACCTATAGGCATCCTGTTGCTTCAGTAGCTTATCCCAGACATAAACCCCACACGAAAACTAAAGAGAGAAAATGTTTTATTCACCCTGTGCTGGGTTCCAGTTGTACAGTACGAACTAAAAGTTATTCAAACTGCGAAACAGCAAAGAACAACTTCCGGTAGCGAGTTGCTCACAGCAATACTCTCAAAAACGGTTTTATGGGATTGATGATTgtccttatttttattttattcattgttaTTGTTATCAATATGATTActgtaaatttttttggtttttgctttGCAGCGCTGCCGAGGTGGATTTGCAAATTCGTGATGTCAAGCATATCAACCAACAACTTGGAGTTTAAGTTCGTCCTAAGGAAACGGCCTTCACGTTCTAatattaacaataacaattatatatatatattaaaggcAAAAGAACAAGCCGCTTTATAAGTTTCCTTTAATAAAAAGAGTATAATATCTTTATTCAAAGtcatttttatgtaaaatttactTTCAGCCAAGCAGCCCCAGTTTTGCGGACATGTCCAATGCCAAGTCTTTCGTCTTCATTCGCATCGTGCGTAATCTAGGTAACAAACACTTCGCGTAGGATACTTGCTCGGCATAAGAACCCAGCGAAGTTTTCAGCGTCCGTTTACCATGAGGTGCGGCTTCAAACGACGGCCTGTATTTGATTAAGGGGCCAGCTCTACAAATGTGTAACTCGTTACTAATCCCGTATGCAATTGTTCGCTTGGAATATAATTTGAGGTCATGTACCCAGAAATGTTAAACTTGTGAATGCAAATGCTGGCATCACCGCCATACAGGAAAAGCGATTAATGGACCAAAGGAACACAATAGGGTCCGTAACAGCTCTCACAGTTGCCGGGAAAAGTGAAACGTAAAACGTAATCGGTGTGTTGATGCTGTGATAGAAAAAACGTCACCTCTAGGTACTGTGAACCAAAGCATTGAAATCGCGCTTTTCGATTTTCATGCTAGGGCTTCACACTTTGGGTTCCTCGTTCTAAAAATTTAGCGTCTTCTGCACCAACGCGATGAGTATGATCGACTGCGACGTAACTAGAAATATGGTCCCTCGTAGCACCAGTTTCTACGTACTGCGCCATTTCCTACGCACCACATATTACTGGACATTATAGGATATCAGCGAGCTCGGAAATATGGTAATGAGGTGTGCAACACCGGCTTGGAAAATAGAATCTTATCGTGACGCGAAGAGTACAGAGAAACTCTCATAGCTAGAAGAGGAGCTTGAGACGTTGGCTGCAAGTAGTAATGCCGAAAAATTCTTACAGAAAATCCGGCGGATGATGGAAGGTTTTGTAACTTGGAAGAATTTCTACAGAAACAACAAAAAAGAAGCACACATCGGCTTCCTCCTCGTTGTTAAATTACGAAAGAGATGATATTAATAAACCACATCACTGGCGATGGAACCATCACTCCACCACACGACAATAATTGTCACTGTCGCAAAGCAGCCGTCCTTTTGTGGAGTACGGGATATCAACCTTTTGGGAATCGTCGTCTACTACGGCACCGCGTTTGTATTACTTCCCAGTGTCGTTCCATAAAAGTTGTATCGTTAACAGTAGAGGCGCTAAGTGGGTTATTCGGCTTATCGATAACTACTGTcgatttgtgtatatctcttgagcCAAGCCAAATTacaatcttttattttttgtagGTACCCACTTGTGAATTAATCCCCAATTTCACATAAACTTCtttcattaacccttcaaggtaAAAATGGCAATTATCGGTAAAAAATGACACAGCACCTAATTTACCCTATATCTcttcaaccaagcaagattttgTTAACTCTTGTTTTGCATTACATTGTACCTAAATGTAGATTGGTCCGCAATTTGTTTCAAAGTTCTAATATAAACGATTCAAGCGATTACTGTGTATATCTCCTGAACCAAGccaaatttcaaaacttttcttATTGCATTATATAAgttgggttgggtcgatttgtatggacgatttttcgattaaaattcttctaaatctccataaaagaattttttttccaaaaaactgcatttaccaattttgcgtttgccaattgacacgaaaaaaatacataaagaaTGATCTGGagccttgaaaataaaaaaaatgcataaaaaatcgatgaaatttcgcaggctcgaaaattatttgcttgggtatgcgtagtggaacttttttttcctgagcccaaatcctatcgaaaaatcgatggtgcgatatcggttgataaatcgacccagtctaatgtaggTACCTGCTCGTAGATCGAGGCACAATTTGATGCATAGTTCCACCGTTATTGGTTCGAAAGATATGCACAAGTGCACAATTGTTAACGAAAAACCGATTGATTCACTTGGCGGTTTAGTCttaaacgatagaaccttgaataaAATTGAGACTTTATCTACAAGTAGGGAGCTATATAatgcaacaaaaacaattttgaaattttgcttgATTTAAGAGATATACACAATTGTCTGTTTAGTCGTAAGTAGTTGTCGATAAACCGGATATCGCTCGTAAcgcttgaaccgttaatgatggaagcTTGAACCAAATTGTATCTTAATCTACAAAGACGTAGCTATGCAACGCAACAAAATAGTTAAGTAAGTCTGGCTTTGTTCAAAAGATAAAGGGCAATGTAGGTATTGGGTCTTTTGTGTGCCAATAAACTCCATTTGGCCTTGAAGGGTTAAAGATGGAACTTTATATCACATTATGGTCTTATCTAGTGGTAGGTacgtatatattgcaaaaacaaaaaatttgtcatttggtttggttcaagagatatacacaaatttACAATAGTCATAAGTAATTTGGGAAGAttggcctaaaagtatgcaatggtcGTTTTGAGTTAGAGTAAGCAACAAAATTTGACACACACACCCGTTATCACACTCCTtagcaatctagggcgttgagcagacaattaaataaaagcgttgggcgcgtgaaatttctaaaattgtgaggcgtagcataacctgattaaggttctgttggtcttgtatatgactatcaatagaaatttgacgcatccaacgcttttatttaattgtctgatcaacgccctagactgatgaggagtgtgatgactagtacctaggacctacctaattattttctatctttaagtattattactacttaatgtaagtattgttttcaataaaaccgtttaacttaaaaaaattttttttaattattttattttctatcttttagtattattattacttaatgtaagtattgctttcaataaaaccgtttaacttaaaaatttttttttatttatttaattttcaactttttagtttttatttaattgcccaaTATTTCTCAGTCTATTTAGTTCAATTAgtgcctcattattacaaggactgtttcctgacaatttgttacaatctaactcctcaatacatagtccttccaaagactttactcgactcagcgccacgttgGCTTTGGCGTTGCCTTGCTAACCTGGCCTCACGCTGCTCAGATGTTTCTGATGCAcaatttgctttaaatttttgtttcacctTTTCAACCCTTCTTTTTCTTTGGGTTGcagtttcctttttatttttgaatgtTTTCGTTTTCTTATTATTCGTGACCATGTTGTCTCCTTGAATTTAACTTACAAAAATGTGTCACTTCTATCGGGAATTGAATTTTTtgactgaaatttcactagcaaaatttgaacttatgtgctccaaagtatgttgacgtcacttctaccgggaaatgaatttttttactaGAATTGCACTAACGAAATTTGATCATAtgtgctccaaaatattttgatgtcacatctaccgaactatatataatatttgttcaatgagCTAAATCtgacagacaagtacgagttttttgaatatctcaattcttGTGGCACCTAGCGTgatatttttttactaaagcggtttctatttctgtatgtcaaatatttCTTCCAgatatgggccaaatcggaccccaaataagatttttttgactatctcgatccttgcgccacctggcggcgattttttcatatctcactttctattcatgtatgtactatgtgttgtaaatatgagtcaaatcggaccacaaattcgattttattcagtatctcgatccctgtcgctttctgttcttgcatgtattatgtgttccaaatatgagccaaatcggaccacaaatacgatttttgtgaatatctcaatccatgcgc is a genomic window of Eurosta solidaginis isolate ZX-2024a chromosome 4, ASM4086904v1, whole genome shotgun sequence containing:
- the mbo gene encoding nuclear pore complex protein Nup88, translated to MSTGSTDTLKLNHTAMFAKIRAGLPAERNHTQNLLECKDDMLFAWDSGENCLLAINWRLAALEGFDSIQYQNLIPSVPQSFQVERVVASNEGSLIALAGARGVTVLELPRRWGKDGLYMEGKEKITCRAINLDAQLFSNNPHLELRQLRWHPFSPTDSHLLVLLSDNTIRVYDNSTLRHVWQVGPVPIKSDNSLNSSFPTPFLLGEMSVDFDIAPAVALKDEGVLDSSSTTTINNKSKKDALNNNRNTTKALNETTTKNSERIEWPVVVLRENGNIYVLMAGLDSYKPRLQGPLTITPESSDNYGLDSCAILIIPSLPPTLIIAESNGNLHHALFLEAEEAEESFNEVDASLVIHPSEYTVHVLETVLLELGLPKDDPKSKIYNCPIQLKRDYINEMRYFAYHNAGLHAITINFISELQRFAESDVDEDISPLAIPSHAEYIVCTKIDTSERINAVLGFVLLQMPSGIVLLLSSGQVISLKLIIDPKVLVESVKIKEETEKSLPKLEAKSELDRMLEPSFVDHIKNMLKRDVTQPILSVDKTSTPTLQESYELLTQAIEVLRTQYLKRHEQVRAEITKRINTIKLRKEQQEREIADLEKERENIRETAHRLAERFEEISEKQEIITKKCQLLVRQAHTRLPTNPVADKEFAQEVERINRETKDLANAMLQARDAINKQSYHISKYNQTAKKKTFHLPERQEKNIKEILMQIAAEVDLQIRDVKHINQQLGV